One stretch of Epinephelus lanceolatus isolate andai-2023 chromosome 15, ASM4190304v1, whole genome shotgun sequence DNA includes these proteins:
- the ap5s1 gene encoding AP-5 complex subunit sigma-1 — translation MVRLFLIHTVCPVSALGTGDSRVLYSRVFGPDEGMLSEQHRELNPEERRLLQRERTAVVARQVRSAVCLSREASGRMLVEVVPSEETLALQEADSGVVRLRAGDPFSEEMSALWLGVQSVGFVLVCEPHENLLLAEGTLRNVTRHCLEHLHMLGQGSEVLLRSNRIDALLSRLLPHGQLLFLNHRFAQSLEKEVVAYMAK, via the exons ATGGTCCGGTTGTTCCTGATCCACACCGTGTGTCCGGTCTCTGCTCTCGGTACCGGGGACAGCCGGGTCCTGTACTCCCGGGTCTTCGGTCCAGATGAGGGCATGTTGTCCGAGCAGCACCGGGAGCTGAACCCGGAGGAGAGGCGGCTCCTGCAGAGGGAGAGGACCGCTGTGGTGGCCAG GCAGGTGCGGAGCGCCGTCTGTCTGTCCCGCGAGGCTTCAGGTCGGatgctggtggaggtggtgCCCAGTGAGGAGACGCTGGCCCTGCAGGAGGCCGACAGCGGAGTGGTGCGTCTGAGAGCCGGTGACCCCTTCTCTGAGGAGATGAGCGCTCTGTGGCTGGGAGTCCAGAGTGTGGGCTTCGTGCTGGTCTGTGAGCCCCACGAGAACCTCCTGCTGGCTGAGGGGACCCTGCGCAACGTGACCCGGCACTGCCTGGAGCACCTGCACATGCTGGGGCAGGGCAGCGAG gtcctgctgagGAGCAACCGCATCGACGCTCTGCTCAGCCGCCTGCTTCCTCACGGCCAGCTCCTCTTCCTCAACCACCGCTTCGCCCAGAGCCTGGAGAAGGAAGTGGTGGCCTACATGGCCAAGTGA